The proteins below come from a single Juglans regia cultivar Chandler chromosome 12, Walnut 2.0, whole genome shotgun sequence genomic window:
- the LOC109008968 gene encoding E3 ubiquitin-protein ligase WAV3-like isoform X2, protein MGGKWRKAKVSLGLNLCVVGPRTLEDSPPSLEAPERLSDAALLSPDKWSTVSSQPSTPTPSSRGLRLPKSGSKSSKTCSICLTKMKQGGGHAIFTAECSHSFHFHCIVSNVKHGNQSCPVCRAKWKEIPVQGPSLDPSPGRASIGPVGWPQNDALMNMVRRLPPTRDINRRHIIPLYQSTEPAVFNDDESLHYQPVFSNRSLCNKNAAYHDSVKTIEIKTYPEVSAVPRSKSCNNFTVLVHLKAPAAITGKNTSQNHASLPQFSETARAPADLVTVLDVSGSMAGTKLALLKRAMGFVIQNLGSNDRLSVIAFSSTARRLFPLRRMSDSGRQQALQAVNSLVANGGTNIAEGLRKGAKILEDRRDKNPVASIILLSDGQDTYTVSGSGSNQLQPNYQLLLPSSIHGGHNTGSLIPVHAFGFGVDHDASSMHSISEISGGTFSFIETEAVIQDAFAQCIGGLLSVVVQKLQVGVDCVHTKTHLVSLKAGNYPSRVMVDGRTGFIDVGDLYADEERDFLISLYVPTEPSSSETSLIKVRCIFKDPLTKEMMTLESDEVRIERPEIAKQVAVAIEVDRQHNRLHAAEAMAQARVAAEQGDLAAAVSILENCRRVLSETVSAKSHDRLCIALNAELKEMQERMASRHVYEASGRAYILSGLSSHSWQRATARGDSTDGSSLVQAYQTPSMVEMLTRSQAMLLGSPSAQRLKPR, encoded by the exons ATGGGAGGCAAATGGAGAAAAGCGAAGGTCTCACTGGGTCTCAATCTTTGTGTAGTTGGCCCAAGAACTTTAGAGGATTCGCCTCCTTCTCTAGAGGCCCCTGAGAGGCTGTCCGATGCTGCTCTGCTCTCTCCGGACAAATGGAGCACTGTTTCTTCGCAGCCAAGCACACCCACACCGTCTTCTCGCGGTTTAAGGTTGCCAAAAAGTGGCAGCAAATCGTCCAAG ACTTGCTCAATATGCTTAACCAAAATGAAACAAGGAGGTGGTCATGCTATTTTCACTGCAGAATGCtctcattcatttcatttccactGCATCGTTTCAAATGTCAAGCATGGCAACCAAAGCTGTCCAGTTTGCAGAGCAAAATGGAAAGAAATCCCTGTGCAAGGTCCTAGTTTAGATCCTTCTCCTGGGAGGGCATCAATTGGTCCAGTTGGTTGGCCACAAAATGATGCTTTGATGAACATGGTCCGCCGACTACCTCCCACTCGAGATATCAATCGGCGGCATATCATTCCACTTTATCAATCTACGGAGCCGGCTGTATTTAATGATGATGAATCCTTACATTACCAGCCTGTATTTTCTAATAGAAGCCTCTGCAATAAGAATGCTGCATATCACGATTCTGTTAAAACAATAGAGATCAAAACATACCCAGAAGTCTCAGCTGTTCCTCGTTCCAAATCTTGCAATAACTTCACTGTTTTGGTCCATCTAAAAGCCCCTGCTGCAATTACAGGGAAAAATACCAGCCAAAACCATGCTAGCTTGCCACAATTTTCTGAGACTGCTCGTGCTCCAGCTGATCTAGTCACAGTGCTTGATGTCAGTGGTAGCATGGCAGGGACCAAGCTTGCATTGCTTAAACGAGCAATGGGGTTCGTAATACAGAACCTTGGCTCCAATGACAGGCTTTCAGTTATTGCCTTCTCCTCCACAGCACGTCGCCTCTTTCCCCTCCGTCGGATGTCAGACTCAGGGCGGCAACAGGCACTGCAAGCTGTTAACTCTTTGGTTGCTAATGGTGGGACCAACATTGCTGAAGGCCTGAGAAAGGGTGCCAAGATACTGGAAGACCGAAGGGACAAGAATCCTGTGGCAAGTATAATACTGTTGTCTGATGGGCAGGACACTTATACTGTCAGTGGCTCTGGCAGTAACCAACTTCAACCAAATTACCAGTTGCTCCTCCCTTCATCTATTCATGGTGGTCATAACACAGGATCTCTGATTCCAGTGCATGCTTTTGGATTTGGTGTGGATCATGATGCTTCATCGATGCACTCAATTTCAGAGATTTCGGGAGGGACCTTTTCTTTCATTGAGACTGAAGCTGTGATCCAGGATGCATTCGCTCAATGCATTGGGGGGCTGTTGAGTGTTGTGGTGCAGAAGCTGCAAGTGGGAGTTGATTGTGTGCATACAAAAACCCACCTTGTCTCACTGAAAGCAGGAAATTACCCCAGCCGTGTGATGGTTGATGGGCGCACTGGATTTATTGATGTTGGAGATTTGTATGCAGATGAAGAGAGGGATTTTCTAATTTCCCTTTATGTCCCCACAGAACCTTCCAGCAGTGAAACATCACTGATAAAGGTGAGGTGTATTTTCAAGGATCCTTTAACTAAAGAAATGATGACATTGGAGAGTGACGAAGTTAGGATTGAGAGGCCCGAAATAGCTAAACAAGTGGCAGTAGCAATAGAAGTAGACCGCCAACACAACAGGCTCCACGCAGCCGAGGCAATGGCACAGGCACGTGTTGCAGCCGAGCAGGGAGACTTAGCTGCTGCAGTTTCAATTCTCGAAAATTGCCGAAGAGTGTTGTCAGAGACTGTCTCAGCCAAATCCCATGATCGGCTGTGCATTGCACTGAATGCTGAGCTCAAAGAAATGCAAGAGAGGATGGCAAGTAGGCATGTGTACGAGGCATCTGGGAGAGCATATATTCTTTCTGGACTGAGTTCACACTCGTGGCAAAGAGCAACAGCAAGAGGTGACTCCACTGATGGTTCAAGCCTTGTTCAAGCTTATCAAACTCCATCAATGGTTGAGATGCTTACTCGATCTCAGGCTATGTTACTAGGTAGTCCGTCAGCCCAGAGGCTAAAGCCAAGGTAA
- the LOC109008968 gene encoding E3 ubiquitin-protein ligase WAV3-like isoform X1, protein MGGKWRKAKVSLGLNLCVVGPRTLEDSPPSLEAPERLSDAALLSPDKWSTVSSQPSTPTPSSRGLRLPKSGSKSSKQTCSICLTKMKQGGGHAIFTAECSHSFHFHCIVSNVKHGNQSCPVCRAKWKEIPVQGPSLDPSPGRASIGPVGWPQNDALMNMVRRLPPTRDINRRHIIPLYQSTEPAVFNDDESLHYQPVFSNRSLCNKNAAYHDSVKTIEIKTYPEVSAVPRSKSCNNFTVLVHLKAPAAITGKNTSQNHASLPQFSETARAPADLVTVLDVSGSMAGTKLALLKRAMGFVIQNLGSNDRLSVIAFSSTARRLFPLRRMSDSGRQQALQAVNSLVANGGTNIAEGLRKGAKILEDRRDKNPVASIILLSDGQDTYTVSGSGSNQLQPNYQLLLPSSIHGGHNTGSLIPVHAFGFGVDHDASSMHSISEISGGTFSFIETEAVIQDAFAQCIGGLLSVVVQKLQVGVDCVHTKTHLVSLKAGNYPSRVMVDGRTGFIDVGDLYADEERDFLISLYVPTEPSSSETSLIKVRCIFKDPLTKEMMTLESDEVRIERPEIAKQVAVAIEVDRQHNRLHAAEAMAQARVAAEQGDLAAAVSILENCRRVLSETVSAKSHDRLCIALNAELKEMQERMASRHVYEASGRAYILSGLSSHSWQRATARGDSTDGSSLVQAYQTPSMVEMLTRSQAMLLGSPSAQRLKPR, encoded by the exons ATGGGAGGCAAATGGAGAAAAGCGAAGGTCTCACTGGGTCTCAATCTTTGTGTAGTTGGCCCAAGAACTTTAGAGGATTCGCCTCCTTCTCTAGAGGCCCCTGAGAGGCTGTCCGATGCTGCTCTGCTCTCTCCGGACAAATGGAGCACTGTTTCTTCGCAGCCAAGCACACCCACACCGTCTTCTCGCGGTTTAAGGTTGCCAAAAAGTGGCAGCAAATCGTCCAAG CAGACTTGCTCAATATGCTTAACCAAAATGAAACAAGGAGGTGGTCATGCTATTTTCACTGCAGAATGCtctcattcatttcatttccactGCATCGTTTCAAATGTCAAGCATGGCAACCAAAGCTGTCCAGTTTGCAGAGCAAAATGGAAAGAAATCCCTGTGCAAGGTCCTAGTTTAGATCCTTCTCCTGGGAGGGCATCAATTGGTCCAGTTGGTTGGCCACAAAATGATGCTTTGATGAACATGGTCCGCCGACTACCTCCCACTCGAGATATCAATCGGCGGCATATCATTCCACTTTATCAATCTACGGAGCCGGCTGTATTTAATGATGATGAATCCTTACATTACCAGCCTGTATTTTCTAATAGAAGCCTCTGCAATAAGAATGCTGCATATCACGATTCTGTTAAAACAATAGAGATCAAAACATACCCAGAAGTCTCAGCTGTTCCTCGTTCCAAATCTTGCAATAACTTCACTGTTTTGGTCCATCTAAAAGCCCCTGCTGCAATTACAGGGAAAAATACCAGCCAAAACCATGCTAGCTTGCCACAATTTTCTGAGACTGCTCGTGCTCCAGCTGATCTAGTCACAGTGCTTGATGTCAGTGGTAGCATGGCAGGGACCAAGCTTGCATTGCTTAAACGAGCAATGGGGTTCGTAATACAGAACCTTGGCTCCAATGACAGGCTTTCAGTTATTGCCTTCTCCTCCACAGCACGTCGCCTCTTTCCCCTCCGTCGGATGTCAGACTCAGGGCGGCAACAGGCACTGCAAGCTGTTAACTCTTTGGTTGCTAATGGTGGGACCAACATTGCTGAAGGCCTGAGAAAGGGTGCCAAGATACTGGAAGACCGAAGGGACAAGAATCCTGTGGCAAGTATAATACTGTTGTCTGATGGGCAGGACACTTATACTGTCAGTGGCTCTGGCAGTAACCAACTTCAACCAAATTACCAGTTGCTCCTCCCTTCATCTATTCATGGTGGTCATAACACAGGATCTCTGATTCCAGTGCATGCTTTTGGATTTGGTGTGGATCATGATGCTTCATCGATGCACTCAATTTCAGAGATTTCGGGAGGGACCTTTTCTTTCATTGAGACTGAAGCTGTGATCCAGGATGCATTCGCTCAATGCATTGGGGGGCTGTTGAGTGTTGTGGTGCAGAAGCTGCAAGTGGGAGTTGATTGTGTGCATACAAAAACCCACCTTGTCTCACTGAAAGCAGGAAATTACCCCAGCCGTGTGATGGTTGATGGGCGCACTGGATTTATTGATGTTGGAGATTTGTATGCAGATGAAGAGAGGGATTTTCTAATTTCCCTTTATGTCCCCACAGAACCTTCCAGCAGTGAAACATCACTGATAAAGGTGAGGTGTATTTTCAAGGATCCTTTAACTAAAGAAATGATGACATTGGAGAGTGACGAAGTTAGGATTGAGAGGCCCGAAATAGCTAAACAAGTGGCAGTAGCAATAGAAGTAGACCGCCAACACAACAGGCTCCACGCAGCCGAGGCAATGGCACAGGCACGTGTTGCAGCCGAGCAGGGAGACTTAGCTGCTGCAGTTTCAATTCTCGAAAATTGCCGAAGAGTGTTGTCAGAGACTGTCTCAGCCAAATCCCATGATCGGCTGTGCATTGCACTGAATGCTGAGCTCAAAGAAATGCAAGAGAGGATGGCAAGTAGGCATGTGTACGAGGCATCTGGGAGAGCATATATTCTTTCTGGACTGAGTTCACACTCGTGGCAAAGAGCAACAGCAAGAGGTGACTCCACTGATGGTTCAAGCCTTGTTCAAGCTTATCAAACTCCATCAATGGTTGAGATGCTTACTCGATCTCAGGCTATGTTACTAGGTAGTCCGTCAGCCCAGAGGCTAAAGCCAAGGTAA
- the LOC109008969 gene encoding uncharacterized protein LOC109008969 has protein sequence MGFQWSHSRCLGPLVLVISYKAGLWLRLVHDMRQRLEICNNSLRFFSLQRLEICNSWSLIFGGLIMIFCFVCSNKWHCEIFGLYPLCMDLKYALFSKDIAKVKDDQEWEITETRKALSRTGPIEAYKPRKISLEEELKALQEKVDINNYEYKRIPKPNDGN, from the exons ATGGGCTTCCAATGGTCTCACTCACGGTGTTTGGGGCCATTGGTCTTGGTCATCTCTTACAAGGCAG GATTATGGCTCCGTCTCGTGCATGATATGCGGCAACGGCTTGAGATTTGCAACAACAGCTTGAGATTTTTCAGTTTGCAACGGCTTGAGATTTGCAACAGCTGGAGTTTGATTTTCGGTGGCCTCATTATGATCTTCTGCTTCGTATGCTCCAATAAGTGGCATTGTGAAATTTTTGGTTTATATCCTTTGTGTATGGATCTAAAGTACGCCCTG TTCAGTAAGGATATTGCAAAGGTGAAGGATGATCAAGAATGGGAGATCACTGAGACAAGAAAAGCACTGTCTAGAACAGGACCCATAGAAGCATATAAACCAAGAAAAATCTCATTGGAGGAAGAGCTAAAG GCTTTGCAAGAGAAGGTGGACATAAACAACTATGAGTACAAGCGAATTCCTAAACCAAATGACGGAAATTGA